One Paenarthrobacter ureafaciens genomic window, ACCTTTATGCCTTGTCAGAGTGTCTCTACGCCGGCTCGGCCTTCTACACCCTTGAATCCTTTGACGTCGGCGATGCCCACGCCGCGATCAGCCACGACGGCATCACGCGGTTGATCGTGACGCCGACCATGCTGCGTTTGCTGAGCGAACGCGGCCTGGCCGGCGACGTGGATGCCTCCGGCGTCCGCAGCATCATCTGCGCAGGTTCCAAGCTGGATGCACGCACCCTTGAAGCGGCCCGCAGGTGGGCACCAAACGCAGCGCTCTACGAGTACTACGGAGCGTCCGAGCTCAGCTTTGTTTCCGGAACCCGCTTGGCAGCGGGTCAACCTCTGGACGTTGGAGGAACGGGCATCGGGCGCCCGTTCCCGGGGGTGGAACTGAGCATCCTGGATGATGACGGAGTGCCCGTGCCGGACGGCGCACACGGCAACATCAGCGTCCGCAGCGGAATGGTCAGCAACGGGTACCTCTGGGGTGACGACGGTCAGGCCCTCCGGTGCTTGGACGGGTGGTACACCGTTGGGGACCAGGGCTACCTTGAAGGCGGCGTGCTCCACATTCTTGGGCGGCGTTCGGACATGATCATCACGGCCGGGAAGAACGTTTATCCGCACGAGGTCGAACTTGCCTTGGCGTCGGTTCCGGGGATTGAGGTGGCCGTTGCGGCAGGAGCACCGGATGACGTCCGCGGCCAAAAGGTGATTGCCGCCGTCGTACCCGCCTATGGCGCCGTCACTGCGACGCAATTGCGTACCGGACTTGACGGTCTGCTGGCCAGGGACAAATGGCCGCTGCAGTACTACGTCCTTTCCGAACTGCCCATCACTGATCGGGGAAAGATCAGTCGTTCGCTCCTGTTGGACTGGATAAAAAACCATGATGCCCGCATCCAGCCCCTTCACTGACCAGTCCGGGGCGTCGGGGCAGAACGACCGCTTAGCGGACATCGACCCCTCCCGCCAGCCGGTGATCATCGCCGCGCTCCGTACACCGGTATGCAGGGCGAACGGCGCCTTGAAGAGACTCCGTGCCGCCGATCTGCTGGCGCCCGTGTTGTCAGCCTTGATGGAACAAACGGGTGCTGAGCCTGCGGACGTGGACGACGTCATGATGGGCAACGCGGTGGGCGGTGGCGGCAATGTGGCCCGGTTTGCCGCCCTCCAGGCAGGCCTGCCTGTCTCCGTCCCCGGCATCACGGTGGACCGGCAGTGTGGTTCCGGTTTGGACGCCATTGCCCTGGCTTCGCGGCTTGTGGCCGCCGGCGGCGATCCACTGTACCTGGCGGGCGGCGTGGAGAGCGTCAGTACCGCTCCGGCCCGAGCCCACAGGAATGACGACGGCGGACTGGACTTCTACTCGCGGGCCGCCTTCGTGCCGCCTACCTTCGGTGACCCGGACATGGGCGTGGCGGCCGAGAACGTCGCCCGGCACTTCGCGATCAGCCGCGACCGGCAGGACGACTTTGCCCTCCGAAGCCACCAGCGGGCAGTCGCTTCGGCAGCTGCAGGCACCTTCCTTGCCGAAACAGTGCCCTTGGACGTCGACGGCCGGCCAGTAACCGCGGACGACGGCCCCAAGCCCAACCTTCGTCCTGCGCTGATGGCGCGCTTCCCGGCAGCTTTTGTACCGGAAGGTTCCGTCACGGCCGCGAACTCCTGCTTCGACGCTGACGCAGCGGCCGCCGTCGTCGTCACCTCCCTGCGACGGGCCCGCCTCATGGGTGTGAAGGACGGGCTGCTTGTCCTGGACAGCGGCACTTCAGGGGTCGACCCACAGTTGCTCGGCATCGGGGCAGCTTTCGCGGCGGAGCAGTTGTTGGCACGCCACGGCATGAATCCGGAGCAGCTGGACCTGGTCGAATTCAATGAGGCTTTCGCCTCGCAGACGCTGGCTTGCCTCGACCATCTGGGCATTGACGCTGCACGTGCCAACCTCGATGGGGGAGCACTGGCCTTGGGGCATGCCTACGGCGCCTCGGGCGCGGTCCTGGTAACCCGGCTGCTGGCGCAGGCGCGGCGGGACTACGAACTTCGGCAGCGGGAAGTCACGGGTATTGCGATGATCAGCATCGCCGGGGGCATGGGTACCGCGGCCTTGGTGAAGTACCGTCGGTTCTAGCCCCGGCCCGGAGGCGGTTCCGGGTAATCGTCGGCTTCGCCGAGGCCCCGTGCGGCCAAGGCGTCGCCCGTCTGCCGCGCATAGGCAACAGTGCTAATGAACACCGGCAGGATGAGGGCCTTCGGGTTTCGTTCCAATCCGCGTGCACGCGCCGCATCCCGCACATCGCTGAAGGCACCGGCTATGAACGGGATACTCCGGAGCATGATGGCGATGGTGAGGGCAAAACGTTCCGGATCCGCGCCCCAGCGCTGGAAGGGCCGGGCCAACCGGACCACTCCGTCCAACA contains:
- a CDS encoding thiolase family protein; this translates as MPASSPFTDQSGASGQNDRLADIDPSRQPVIIAALRTPVCRANGALKRLRAADLLAPVLSALMEQTGAEPADVDDVMMGNAVGGGGNVARFAALQAGLPVSVPGITVDRQCGSGLDAIALASRLVAAGGDPLYLAGGVESVSTAPARAHRNDDGGLDFYSRAAFVPPTFGDPDMGVAAENVARHFAISRDRQDDFALRSHQRAVASAAAGTFLAETVPLDVDGRPVTADDGPKPNLRPALMARFPAAFVPEGSVTAANSCFDADAAAAVVVTSLRRARLMGVKDGLLVLDSGTSGVDPQLLGIGAAFAAEQLLARHGMNPEQLDLVEFNEAFASQTLACLDHLGIDAARANLDGGALALGHAYGASGAVLVTRLLAQARRDYELRQREVTGIAMISIAGGMGTAALVKYRRF
- a CDS encoding class I adenylate-forming enzyme family protein; translation: MPFLNNLQLWADDRPHHTAVVVGRSRLSWSELRDAATGLLATTSDTTVLAERNSTEFVARYAAALAGERRCAVLDPSWPPAMIDEVASRITGSGRDSGGVLCDGDPSSTFLVGLTSGTTSVPKAFTRSRHSWRVSFDASIEFFGLTQDDRTLAAGPLSSSLNLYALSECLYAGSAFYTLESFDVGDAHAAISHDGITRLIVTPTMLRLLSERGLAGDVDASGVRSIICAGSKLDARTLEAARRWAPNAALYEYYGASELSFVSGTRLAAGQPLDVGGTGIGRPFPGVELSILDDDGVPVPDGAHGNISVRSGMVSNGYLWGDDGQALRCLDGWYTVGDQGYLEGGVLHILGRRSDMIITAGKNVYPHEVELALASVPGIEVAVAAGAPDDVRGQKVIAAVVPAYGAVTATQLRTGLDGLLARDKWPLQYYVLSELPITDRGKISRSLLLDWIKNHDARIQPLH